From a single Brassica napus cultivar Da-Ae chromosome C9, Da-Ae, whole genome shotgun sequence genomic region:
- the LOC106372286 gene encoding sulfate transporter 4.1, chloroplastic, with product MSYASLSVKDLNSLLSRSGSGSSSSPRTPGQTRPVKVIPLQHPDTSDDARPPSIPFDDIFSRWTAKIKRMSLLDWVDTLFPCFRWIRTYRWNEYFKLDLMAGVTVGIMLVPQAMSYAKLAGLPPIYGLYSSFVPIFVYAIFGSSRQLAIGPVALVSLLVSNALGDIADSSEELHIELAILLALLVGILECIMGLLRLGWLIRFISHSVISGFTSASAIVIGLSQVKYFLGYSIARSSKIVPLVESIIAGADKFQWPPFLMGSLILVILQVMKHVGKAKKELQFLRAAAPLTGIVLGTTIAKVFHPPSISLVGEIPQGLPTFSFPRSFDHAKTLLPTSALITGVAILESVGIAKALAAKNRYELDSNSELFGLGVANILGSLFSAYPATGSFSRSAVNNESEAKTGLSGLITGIIIGCSLLFLTPVFKYIPQCALAAIVISAVSGLVDYDEAIFLWRVDKRDFTLWAITSTTTLFFGIEIGVLVGVGFSLAFVIHESANPHIAVLGRLPGTTVYRNVKQYPEAYTYNGIVIVRIDSPIYFANISYIKDRLREYEVAVDKYTTRGPEVERNSFVILEMSPVTHIDSSAVEALKELYQEYKARDIQLAISNPNKDVHMTIARSGMVELVGKEWYFVRVHDAVQVCLTYVQSSNSEEQKEPSFLRRFGNNGSGNNSSYSDIQPGNTLLKEALLSGEK from the exons ATGTCCTACGCATCTCTCAGCGTCAAGGACCTGAACAGCCTCCTCTCAAGATCCGGGAGCGGCTCCTCCTCTTCCCCCAGGACTCCGGGTCAGACCCGACCCGTAAAAGTAATCCCGCTCCAGCATCCCGACACCTCCGACGACGCTCGCCCTCCTTCCATCCCTTTCGACGACATCTTCTCCCGATGGACGGCGAAGATCAAGCGCATGAGCCTCCTCGACTGGGTCGATACTCTGTTCCCTTGCTTCCGATGGATTCGCACTTACCGGTGGAACGAGTACTTCAAGCTCGATCTCATGGCCGGCGTCACCGTCGGTATAATGCTCGTCCCCCAGGCGATGTCGTATGCGAAGCTAGCTGGCCTTCCACCAATCTACGGCCTAT ATTCATCGTTTGTGCCTATATTTGTGTATGCTATATTCGGATCATCGCGTCAGCTTGCGATTGGACCTGTTGCATTGGTGTCGCTTCTCGTTTCCAATGCCTTGGGGGATATAGCTGATTCGTCTGAGGAGTTGCATATTGAGCTCGCCATTTTGTTGGCGCTTTTGGTTGGAATCTTGGAGTGTATCATGGGGCTCTTAAG GCTTGGATGGCTTATTCGTTTCATTAGTCACTCGGTCATATCTGGATTTACAAGTGCTTCGGCCATTGTGATTGGATTATCTCAAGTCAAATATTTCCTGGGGTATAGCATTGCCAGGAGCAGCAAGATTGTGCCACTAGTTGAGAGCATTATAGCTGGAGCTGATAAG TTTCAATGGCCACCTTTCTTGATGGGATCTCTCATTCTAGTAATCCTTCAAGTAATGAAGCATGTG GGGAAAGCAAAGAAGGAACTTCAGTTCTTACGAGCAGCAGCGCCACTCACTGGAATCGTGCTTGGTACAACCATTGCAAAAGTGTTCCATCCACCTTCCATCTCTCTG GTTGGAGAAATACCTCAGGGCCTTCCAACATTTTCTTTCCCAAGAAGTTTTGATCATGCAAAAACATTGCTTCCAACATCAGCTCTCATTACTGGTGTTGCCATCTTG GAATCTGTGGGAATTGCCAAAGCACTTGCAGCAAAAAACAGATATGAGCTGGATTCAAATTCAGAG TTGTTTGGTCTTGGTGTTGCAAATATATTGGGGTCGTTATTTTCAGCATACCCAGCTACAG GATCCTTTTCTAGGTCAGCTGTGAATAATGAAAGTGAAGCTAAGACTGGCCTATCAGGACTCATAACAGGAATCATCATTGGATGTTCTCTACTGTTTTTGACACCTGTGTTCAAATACATACCACAG TGTGCTTTGGCAGCAATAGTTATCTCTGCTGTTAGTGGCTTG GTGGACTATGATGAAGCTATCTTCCTGTGGCGCGTGGACAAGAGGGATTTTACACTTTGGGCCATCACTAGCACCACGACCTTGTTCTTCGGAATAGAGATCGGTGTCCTTGTTGGT GTTGGCTTTTCCCTAGCTTTCGTCATCCACGAGTCTGCAAACCCTCATATTG CTGTCTTGGGGCGTCTTCCAGGCACCACAGTGTACAGAAACGTAAAGCAGTATCCCGAGGCTTACACATACAATGGGATTGTGATTGTCCGAATCGATTCTCCTATTTACTTTGCCAACATAAGTTACATCAAGGACAG ACTAAGAGAATATGAAGTAGCTGTTGACAAATACACAACTAGGGGACCAGAGGTGGAGAGAAACTCCTTTGTTATCCTCGAAATGTCTC CTGTAACTCACATAGACTCGAGCGCAGTGGAAGCCTTGAAAGAATTGTATCAGGAGTACAAAGCAAGGGATATTCAGCTAGCGATATCAAACCCGAACAAAGATGTGCACATGACAATAGCGAGATCAGGAATGGTTGAGCTTGTTGGAAAAGAGTGGTACTTTGTGAGAGTGCATGACGCGGTACAGGTGTGTCTTACTTATGTACAGAGCTCTAACTCTGAAGAGCAGAAGGAACCAAGTTTCTTGAGGAGGTTCGGGAATAACGGGAGCGGCAACAACTCATCATACAGTGATATTCAACCCGGTAACACTCTTTTGAAAGAGGCACTGTTGTCAGGTGAAAAATAA
- the LOC106372285 gene encoding uncharacterized protein LOC106372285 isoform X1 → MSWLRTAVNKAVEVGNRKNITRTVKNYADSVVQQAGQAVAEGAKLFQDRIRVGAYKSVNQTIQRLEEAAVSFRGHERALLITRWLYVLKEIDKATGGASVKDKNVTSEEQIAYDEAKRREWVLYYDPDIGGQPLNFRDVFLQSQALEGIVLSMIMEPPHDEEVTLLLEMFRLCLNGGKEVHDAIVSSMQDLATVFSSYKDEVLVKQDELIQFAQNAITGLKINAEMLRIDAEASELRKKLEKMNASQIPQESEDKEVKAAPLTIEALKETLAKIRLCSRLEALLNRKRQLSNGDSPDIHAQKVDKLKVLLESLANSISKAEKRISENRLQKEEALKARVVKADETGEKEKELSAEIAQLEKQRDELEAELKKVNITLAAAQARFRNATEERDQFGEANNQIIAHLKTKEDDLSKSVVACKKESEVIKTWINFLEDTWLLQCSYTETKDKQTLDELEKHEDYFSDVAFNILTTYKKEVTPLVRRIENYVENLKNLGPGFFECGGDRLEKPPNADQGDIQVANPRKSLEQEYLDYETKIIATFSIVDNMKEHFQVLQSKLEKKDDRRVKELFDDMEKLRQEFEAIARPTLEIETPSPKSVASSPKAPKPSSSSMDAPLESTTTVTQKPVVSETAPTTTTAGSSREFNHEAELAELESEFGKVARDYTADEVDGWEFDELEKELQ, encoded by the exons ATGTCGTGGCTGCGAACGGCTGTTAACAAGGCGGTGGAGGTCGGAAACCGCAAAAACATCACACGAACCGTCAAGAACTACGCCGACTCCGTCGTTCAGCAGGCTGGCCAAGCCGTCGCTGAAGGAGCCAAATTGTTCCAAGACCGCATT CGTGTTGGGGCGTATAAGAGTGTTAATCAGACGATTCAGAGATTGGAGGAAGCTGCGGTCTCGTTCAGAGGTCATGAGAGAGCGTTGCTTATTACCAGATGGTTATATGTGCTTAAGGAGATCGATAAAGCTACTGGAGGAGCTTCCGTCAAGGATAAAAATGTGACTTCTGAGGAACAAATTGCTTATGACGAAGCTAAGAGGCGTGAATGg GTTTTGTACTACGATCCAGATATAGGAGGTCAGCCACTAAACTTCCGTGATGTTTTTCTGCAAAGTCAAGCTCTGGAGGGCATCGTTCTGTCCATG ATTATGGAGCCACCACATGATGAGGAAGTTACCCTACTTCTGGAGATGTTCAG GCTTTGTCTGAATGGAGGAAAGGAAGTTCATGATGCCATAGTCAGCAGTATGCAGGATCTTGCTACAGTCTTTTCGAGTTACAAAGATGAAGTGCTG GTTAAGCAGGACGAATTGATTCAATTTGCCCAAAACGCTATCACAGGGTTGAAGATTAATGCTGAAATGCTGAG aaTTGATGCTGAAGCTTCTGAGCTTAGAAAAAAACTCGAAAAGATGAACGCCTCTCAAATTCCACAGGAGAGTGAAGACAAGGAAGTTAAAGCCGCTCCATTAACAATAGAG GCTCTTAAAGAAACACTTGCAAAGATTCGTCTTTGCTCCAGATTAGAAGCGTTGTTAAATAGAAAGAGGCAACTAAGCAACGGTGATTCACCTGATATACATGCTCAAAAA GTCGACAAGCTCAAGGTGTTATTGGAATCTTTAGCAAATTCGATTTCCAAAGCTGAGAAACGAATATCCGAAAACAG ACTTCAGAAAGAAGAGGCACTCAAAGCTCGCGTGGTGAAAGCAGATGAAACCGGTGAAAAGGAAAAG GAATTGAGTGCGGAGATTGCACAGCTTGAGAAACAAAGAGATGAGTTGGAAGCTGAACTGAAGAAG GTTAATATAACATTAGCTGCTGCTCAAGCTCGGTTCCGTAATGCAACAGAGGAGAGAGATCAATTTGGTGAAGCCAACAATCAGATAATCGCTCACCTGAAAACAAAG GAGGATGACCTTTCCAAATCAGTTGTAGCTTGTAAGAAAGAGTCAGAAGTTATCAAGACTTGGATTAATTTTCTCGAGGATACATGGCTTCTTCAATGCTCATACACCGAAACAAAGGATAAGCAGACTTT GGACGAATTGGAGAAGCACGAGGATTACTTCTCGGATGTGGCTTTTAATATACTCACAACGTACAAG AAGGAAGTGACACCTCTAGTACGCCGTATAGAAAACTATGTGGAAAATCTGAAGAATCTTGGTCCTGG TTTTTTTGAATGTGGTGGTGATAGGTTGGAGAAGCCACCAAATGCAGATCAGGGGGACATTCAGGTTGCAAACCCGAGGAAGAGTCTTGAGCAGGAGTATCTAGACTATGAGACCAAG ATCATTGCGACGTTCAGCATTGTGGATAACATGAAAGAGCATTTCCAAGTCCTCCAAAGCAAACTGGAAAA GAAGGACGACCGGCGTGTGAAAGAGCTATTTGATGACATGGAGAAACTGAGGCAGGAGTTTGAAGCCATAGCGAGGCCAACGTTAGAGATAGAGACTCCATCTCCTAAAAGCGTTGCGTCATCACCCAAAGCCCCTAAGCCCAGCAGTAGTAGCATGGATGCTCCACTCGAATCTACTACCACTGTGACACAAAAGCCAGTGGTGAGCGAGACAGCACCGACTACAACTACTGCTGGTTCGAGTCGAGAGTTTAACCATGAAGCTGAGCTAGCGGAGCTTGAATCTGAATTTGGTAAAGTGGCTCGTGATTACACTGCAGATGAGGTTGATGGATGGGAATTCGATGAACTAGAGAAAGAACTgcagtag
- the LOC106372285 gene encoding myosin-11 isoform X2, producing the protein MSWLRTAVNKAVEVGNRKNITRTVKNYADSVVQQAGQAVAEGAKLFQDRIRVGAYKSVNQTIQRLEEAAVSFRGHERALLITRWLYVLKEIDKATGGASVKDKNVTSEEQIAYDEAKRREWVLYYDPDIGGQPLNFRDVFLQSQALEGIVLSMIMEPPHDEEVTLLLEMFRLCLNGGKEVHDAIVSSMQDLATVFSSYKDEVLVKQDELIQFAQNAITGLKINAEMLRIDAEASELRKKLEKMNASQIPQESEDKEVKAAPLTIEALKETLAKIRLCSRLEALLNRKRQLSNGDSPDIHAQKVDKLKVLLESLANSISKAEKRISENRLQKEEALKARVVKADETGEKEKELSAEIAQLEKQRDELEAELKKVNITLAAAQARFRNATEERDQFGEANNQIIAHLKTKEDDLSKSVVACKKESEVIKTWINFLEDTWLLQCSYTETKDKQTLDELEKHEDYFSDVAFNILTTYKKEVTPLVRRIENYVENLKNLGPGLEKPPNADQGDIQVANPRKSLEQEYLDYETKIIATFSIVDNMKEHFQVLQSKLEKKDDRRVKELFDDMEKLRQEFEAIARPTLEIETPSPKSVASSPKAPKPSSSSMDAPLESTTTVTQKPVVSETAPTTTTAGSSREFNHEAELAELESEFGKVARDYTADEVDGWEFDELEKELQ; encoded by the exons ATGTCGTGGCTGCGAACGGCTGTTAACAAGGCGGTGGAGGTCGGAAACCGCAAAAACATCACACGAACCGTCAAGAACTACGCCGACTCCGTCGTTCAGCAGGCTGGCCAAGCCGTCGCTGAAGGAGCCAAATTGTTCCAAGACCGCATT CGTGTTGGGGCGTATAAGAGTGTTAATCAGACGATTCAGAGATTGGAGGAAGCTGCGGTCTCGTTCAGAGGTCATGAGAGAGCGTTGCTTATTACCAGATGGTTATATGTGCTTAAGGAGATCGATAAAGCTACTGGAGGAGCTTCCGTCAAGGATAAAAATGTGACTTCTGAGGAACAAATTGCTTATGACGAAGCTAAGAGGCGTGAATGg GTTTTGTACTACGATCCAGATATAGGAGGTCAGCCACTAAACTTCCGTGATGTTTTTCTGCAAAGTCAAGCTCTGGAGGGCATCGTTCTGTCCATG ATTATGGAGCCACCACATGATGAGGAAGTTACCCTACTTCTGGAGATGTTCAG GCTTTGTCTGAATGGAGGAAAGGAAGTTCATGATGCCATAGTCAGCAGTATGCAGGATCTTGCTACAGTCTTTTCGAGTTACAAAGATGAAGTGCTG GTTAAGCAGGACGAATTGATTCAATTTGCCCAAAACGCTATCACAGGGTTGAAGATTAATGCTGAAATGCTGAG aaTTGATGCTGAAGCTTCTGAGCTTAGAAAAAAACTCGAAAAGATGAACGCCTCTCAAATTCCACAGGAGAGTGAAGACAAGGAAGTTAAAGCCGCTCCATTAACAATAGAG GCTCTTAAAGAAACACTTGCAAAGATTCGTCTTTGCTCCAGATTAGAAGCGTTGTTAAATAGAAAGAGGCAACTAAGCAACGGTGATTCACCTGATATACATGCTCAAAAA GTCGACAAGCTCAAGGTGTTATTGGAATCTTTAGCAAATTCGATTTCCAAAGCTGAGAAACGAATATCCGAAAACAG ACTTCAGAAAGAAGAGGCACTCAAAGCTCGCGTGGTGAAAGCAGATGAAACCGGTGAAAAGGAAAAG GAATTGAGTGCGGAGATTGCACAGCTTGAGAAACAAAGAGATGAGTTGGAAGCTGAACTGAAGAAG GTTAATATAACATTAGCTGCTGCTCAAGCTCGGTTCCGTAATGCAACAGAGGAGAGAGATCAATTTGGTGAAGCCAACAATCAGATAATCGCTCACCTGAAAACAAAG GAGGATGACCTTTCCAAATCAGTTGTAGCTTGTAAGAAAGAGTCAGAAGTTATCAAGACTTGGATTAATTTTCTCGAGGATACATGGCTTCTTCAATGCTCATACACCGAAACAAAGGATAAGCAGACTTT GGACGAATTGGAGAAGCACGAGGATTACTTCTCGGATGTGGCTTTTAATATACTCACAACGTACAAG AAGGAAGTGACACCTCTAGTACGCCGTATAGAAAACTATGTGGAAAATCTGAAGAATCTTGGTCCTGG GTTGGAGAAGCCACCAAATGCAGATCAGGGGGACATTCAGGTTGCAAACCCGAGGAAGAGTCTTGAGCAGGAGTATCTAGACTATGAGACCAAG ATCATTGCGACGTTCAGCATTGTGGATAACATGAAAGAGCATTTCCAAGTCCTCCAAAGCAAACTGGAAAA GAAGGACGACCGGCGTGTGAAAGAGCTATTTGATGACATGGAGAAACTGAGGCAGGAGTTTGAAGCCATAGCGAGGCCAACGTTAGAGATAGAGACTCCATCTCCTAAAAGCGTTGCGTCATCACCCAAAGCCCCTAAGCCCAGCAGTAGTAGCATGGATGCTCCACTCGAATCTACTACCACTGTGACACAAAAGCCAGTGGTGAGCGAGACAGCACCGACTACAACTACTGCTGGTTCGAGTCGAGAGTTTAACCATGAAGCTGAGCTAGCGGAGCTTGAATCTGAATTTGGTAAAGTGGCTCGTGATTACACTGCAGATGAGGTTGATGGATGGGAATTCGATGAACTAGAGAAAGAACTgcagtag